In Wolinella succinogenes DSM 1740, a single genomic region encodes these proteins:
- a CDS encoding autotransporter domain-containing protein yields the protein MKTIHGAIFAATLSSTSPLWGADFTVNTAVTSGQTLNDGNTGVVTSEGSVTTSGSTAGVMITPTTTTNSIITLTNNGTISQTGTGRAVRNNTSNKTSRIVINNNGTLSSVGDDTVKIADSTATIIINNQGTIIKQGSMADSGQALDFRNSNATMGNTIINGSVSNTSALIKSEGDDAIRPSHNMSIVNYGTIISTGPVNTKCVGTCSGDPKAHDGIDVGDKTGVQIDNYGIISGSRHAITADEEIYVVNQAGATIIGNNGSGVGSDGTGTVINYGTITGAYAGEGNVYDHSASNGGTSTANNGDGDGVDIDGVAIIRNYGTIQGLGAGGVDSGGLPNGAEGIAAGGGSLFNYEGATIYGQSIGILIDDGSNGTAVASGRGTTTAAGGAQIIGNRGTIIGVTKAAIGLVGNYDDTITNYASGTITGGSGSVKVDEVGSTTAAAAIQMGAGEDTLVNHGTITGQNGMAIDMGSGDDTVQLLGGTVNGTIDGGSGTDSIVLGYANNFSLSQIINFENFTIQDGASLNGGGTVNTLIVNDGGILYPMASTLRVEGNLNFASGGTYRLNAYANGTSGRVDVNGNASLGGAKLVVVADSAGSWNTSTLYTILSATSLSGTFGDVATNLAFLTPSVTYDSTHAYLTLAKNAVTYGDIATGGGVLVASVLDGVGSNSAMQPLLSRIDSMGASQAQSAFLSLRGDDLASLSSSSRSSYLPFGTLIATRLGNLSQARAGIGLGGLYFADAGDGMLLAQILKEEGIWTEKGIVDPYAYDYTMWAKALGGRITSSSDSAQNIASSHTHVYGTQIGIDKSDNDSVYGASFASLQSRFKTNDGQLSSTVKSQVVGVYGSRCAGDFRIDSAIDYAFIEADSERETLLGGADSQYDAKAMGIWISGAYTYKLDQGSAIEPYVELRYDRYKQDSYSEGGAGGAGLAVDGFRSKLYGAGMGAKFIQSFYENRGSWDIGVGFFKEWGDLETPLVMRFSSAPEAGSWRSTTLDRGSLICKANLGVNYKVLRLTELFATAEGQVRERERAINGTLGVKVRF from the coding sequence ATGAAAACCATACATGGGGCGATATTCGCAGCAACCCTATCAAGCACCTCTCCTCTTTGGGGGGCTGATTTTACAGTCAATACGGCAGTGACCTCGGGGCAAACATTGAATGATGGCAACACGGGAGTCGTGACAAGCGAGGGGAGTGTCACTACTTCGGGATCCACGGCTGGTGTGATGATTACGCCTACCACTACGACCAATTCGATAATCACGCTGACCAATAATGGAACTATCTCTCAAACGGGAACGGGCAGAGCGGTCAGAAACAATACAAGCAACAAAACATCCCGAATCGTTATCAACAACAATGGAACCCTATCTTCTGTAGGCGATGATACAGTCAAAATTGCTGATAGCACAGCAACCATAATCATCAACAACCAAGGAACCATAATCAAACAAGGTTCGATGGCTGATAGCGGACAAGCCCTTGATTTCAGAAATTCAAATGCAACCATGGGGAATACAATCATCAATGGTTCAGTCTCCAACACTAGCGCTTTGATCAAATCTGAGGGCGATGATGCTATTAGACCTAGCCACAATATGAGCATTGTAAATTATGGGACGATTATCAGCACGGGTCCCGTTAACACAAAGTGTGTGGGCACTTGCAGTGGAGATCCAAAAGCGCATGATGGAATAGATGTGGGCGATAAAACAGGGGTTCAAATAGATAATTATGGAATCATTAGTGGCTCTAGGCACGCCATAACGGCTGATGAGGAGATATATGTTGTCAATCAAGCGGGAGCGACCATCATCGGCAATAACGGCTCAGGCGTGGGAAGCGATGGAACGGGAACGGTCATCAACTACGGGACGATCACTGGGGCGTATGCGGGAGAAGGCAATGTTTATGACCATTCAGCCTCCAATGGAGGCACATCAACTGCAAACAACGGAGATGGGGATGGTGTGGATATAGATGGGGTGGCTATTATAAGAAATTATGGAACCATACAAGGGCTTGGAGCGGGCGGAGTGGACTCTGGGGGTTTGCCAAATGGTGCAGAGGGCATCGCTGCTGGGGGTGGCAGCCTCTTCAACTATGAAGGAGCCACCATCTATGGTCAATCCATTGGCATACTCATAGACGATGGATCAAACGGAACGGCTGTGGCATCAGGTAGAGGCACGACAACAGCGGCGGGTGGAGCGCAGATCATTGGAAATAGGGGGACAATCATTGGGGTGACAAAGGCGGCTATTGGACTTGTAGGAAATTATGATGATACAATCACCAACTATGCAAGCGGAACGATCACGGGTGGAAGTGGCAGTGTGAAAGTTGATGAAGTGGGCAGCACAACAGCGGCAGCGGCTATACAGATGGGCGCTGGAGAGGATACGCTTGTTAACCATGGCACCATCACGGGCCAAAATGGCATGGCAATAGATATGGGAAGCGGAGATGATACCGTGCAACTTTTAGGCGGAACCGTCAATGGCACCATAGATGGGGGGAGTGGCACGGACTCTATAGTGCTTGGTTACGCAAACAATTTTTCACTCTCTCAAATCATCAATTTTGAAAACTTTACAATACAAGATGGAGCCTCTCTCAATGGCGGCGGCACAGTGAACACTCTCATCGTCAATGATGGGGGCATACTTTATCCCATGGCGAGCACTTTGAGGGTTGAGGGGAATCTGAACTTTGCAAGTGGCGGCACCTATCGGCTCAACGCCTATGCCAATGGCACTTCGGGGAGGGTGGATGTGAATGGCAATGCTTCTCTTGGGGGTGCCAAACTCGTTGTTGTGGCCGATAGTGCTGGAAGTTGGAACACCTCCACCCTCTACACCATTTTGAGTGCGACTAGCCTTAGTGGGACTTTTGGGGATGTGGCGACCAATCTTGCTTTTTTGACTCCAAGTGTTACATACGATAGCACTCATGCCTATTTGACACTCGCTAAAAACGCCGTCACCTATGGAGATATTGCTACAGGCGGAGGTGTCTTGGTTGCATCAGTGCTGGATGGCGTAGGCTCAAATAGCGCCATGCAACCCCTCTTGAGCCGAATTGATAGCATGGGCGCCTCTCAAGCCCAAAGTGCCTTTTTGAGTCTAAGAGGAGATGATCTTGCCTCTTTGAGTTCTTCCTCTCGCTCTTCCTATTTGCCTTTTGGGACGCTCATCGCTACTCGATTGGGGAATTTAAGTCAGGCGAGGGCGGGGATAGGTCTTGGCGGGCTCTATTTTGCCGATGCGGGAGATGGGATGCTCTTGGCTCAGATTCTTAAAGAGGAGGGAATTTGGACGGAGAAGGGGATTGTTGATCCTTATGCCTACGACTACACGATGTGGGCAAAGGCGCTAGGAGGAAGAATCACTAGCTCTAGCGATAGCGCTCAAAATATCGCCTCCTCTCACACCCATGTTTATGGCACCCAGATAGGAATCGACAAAAGCGATAATGATAGCGTCTATGGAGCCTCCTTTGCCTCTTTGCAGAGTCGATTTAAGACCAACGATGGCCAGCTGAGCTCCACGGTGAAGAGTCAGGTAGTGGGAGTGTATGGTTCTAGGTGTGCGGGTGACTTCCGAATCGATTCGGCTATTGATTATGCTTTTATTGAAGCCGATAGCGAGAGGGAGACGCTTCTAGGTGGGGCTGATTCCCAGTATGATGCGAAGGCGATGGGGATTTGGATCAGCGGAGCCTACACGTACAAGCTAGATCAGGGCTCGGCGATTGAGCCCTATGTGGAGCTACGCTATGATCGCTACAAGCAAGATAGCTATAGCGAGGGGGGAGCAGGGGGAGCAGGCCTTGCTGTCGATGGATTTCGCTCAAAGCTTTATGGAGCGGGCATGGGAGCGAAATTTATCCAGTCTTTTTATGAGAATCGAGGCTCTTGGGATATTGGCGTAGGATTCTTCAAGGAGTGGGGTGATTTAGAGACTCCGCTTGTGATGCGATTCTCTAGTGCTCCAGAGGCGGGAAGCTGGCGAAGCACGACACTCGATCGAGGAAGCCTAATCTGTAAAGCCAACTTGGGAGTGAACTATAAAGTGCTCAGGCTCACCGAGCTTTTTGCCACGGCCGAGGGGCAGGTGAGAGAGCGGGAACGAGCGATTAATGGAACACTAGGGGTGAAGGTGAGGTTTTGA
- a CDS encoding type IV pili methyl-accepting chemotaxis transducer N-terminal domain-containing protein has protein sequence MFKELQTLLKSRHTLAHALTKKHLYALGLLLILLFVSYAILQSAIAQQRDDAYLVNISGKQRMLAQRIVSLSQNIASRKFLGRDYLEASEELKLSLQELDFIHKSLRQKALHTEGFSLNRRSPLYEVYFGSWNLAIKLESFLGEGVRLLESEETEETLFLSQNLLEMWEGDQGLLGVLELGTLTFQLESEHRIDTLQKTALGIILLIVVVLFLEALFVIRPAILELALIEEKCKKCLNKRESTEDS, from the coding sequence ATGTTCAAAGAACTGCAAACCCTACTCAAAAGTCGACACACCCTAGCGCACGCGCTGACCAAAAAGCATCTCTATGCGCTTGGATTGCTGCTCATCCTCCTTTTTGTCTCCTACGCGATTCTTCAAAGTGCCATCGCCCAGCAAAGAGATGATGCCTATCTTGTGAATATCAGCGGAAAACAGCGAATGCTCGCCCAGCGGATCGTCTCCCTCTCTCAAAATATCGCCTCAAGAAAATTTCTAGGGCGCGACTATCTTGAAGCGAGCGAGGAGCTTAAGCTCAGCCTCCAAGAGCTTGATTTCATCCACAAAAGCCTCCGCCAAAAGGCGCTTCACACCGAGGGATTCTCGCTCAATCGCCGCTCTCCTCTCTATGAGGTCTATTTTGGTTCATGGAATCTAGCGATTAAGCTGGAGAGTTTTTTGGGCGAGGGGGTGAGACTATTAGAGAGCGAGGAGACTGAAGAGACACTCTTTTTGAGTCAGAATCTCTTGGAGATGTGGGAGGGGGATCAGGGACTTTTGGGGGTGCTAGAGCTTGGCACGCTCACCTTTCAGCTAGAGAGCGAACACCGAATCGACACACTCCAAAAAACCGCGCTAGGAATCATCCTCCTTATCGTCGTGGTTCTTTTTTTGGAGGCACTCTTTGTGATTCGCCCTGCCATCTTGGAGCTCGCCCTTATTGAAGAGAAGTGCAAAAAATGTCTAAACAAGAGAGAATCGACCGAGGATTCCTAG
- a CDS encoding phosphatidylglycerophosphatase A — MNARRIFLTLGGAGLSKRAPGTVGTVVSAILALPLLYLLPASTVLMLALLVGAIAVREIDKEEQEGASHDSQEIVVDELVGTWIALSMVGFHGLGVVLAVLFFRLFDIWKPSLIGKIDQKVKGGLGVVGDDALAGFFAGLAAMILLGILGRFSLV; from the coding sequence ATGAATGCAAGACGAATTTTTCTCACACTTGGCGGAGCTGGACTCTCAAAGAGGGCTCCGGGTACGGTTGGGACGGTAGTTTCAGCGATTTTAGCCCTCCCACTTCTCTATCTTCTTCCCGCTTCCACGGTGTTGATGCTCGCTCTATTGGTGGGGGCGATCGCGGTGCGTGAGATCGACAAAGAGGAGCAAGAGGGCGCTAGCCACGATTCCCAAGAGATTGTTGTGGATGAGCTTGTAGGCACATGGATCGCGCTCTCTATGGTGGGATTTCATGGGCTTGGCGTGGTTTTGGCGGTGCTCTTTTTCCGTCTTTTTGATATTTGGAAACCCTCGCTCATCGGAAAAATCGACCAAAAGGTCAAAGGAGGGCTTGGCGTGGTGGGAGATGACGCTTTGGCGGGATTCTTTGCAGGGCTAGCGGCGATGATTCTCCTAGGAATCCTCGGTCGATTCTCTCTTGTTTAG
- a CDS encoding sulfate adenylyltransferase: MESARKNRALYIDKEALSVLALCQEGLLAPVKGLMNAKEMQEVDRSGIYQGKTFPVPFLLSPSGQKNEQVLKNAHKGEVLELICDKKVYGKIVVDEVFPIDREHRFKKIMGGDLSSPKAHAIYKRLGNYAVCGDYVVSEFEDVKEVKRKIKEAQEAIGAKHTAALMLSAKPLHRGHERIIRLTLDETDLLVLFLLKPYRTDIMDYSLRHKTLEYLVENYLPKSRVLIVPLEDTYLFAGGNEMILDAIVAQNLGCDKLVTGANHAGLSMYYDRNQMRSIFDTLKGIDIDIKIMSEFVYCNMCRTLVSTKTCPHGHHHHITYHSDSIFEFFRLGLLPPAVLVRKEISAIILSELFPNRFKNLERLYYDMMPSEGLLEERSDEEFYLKLMDLYQTSSLT; this comes from the coding sequence ATGGAATCAGCAAGAAAAAATAGGGCTCTTTATATCGACAAGGAGGCGCTCTCTGTCCTTGCGCTCTGCCAAGAGGGGCTGCTTGCTCCTGTGAAGGGGCTTATGAATGCTAAAGAGATGCAAGAGGTTGATAGGAGTGGAATCTATCAGGGCAAGACCTTCCCCGTGCCTTTTCTCCTCTCCCCTAGCGGGCAAAAAAATGAGCAAGTGCTCAAAAACGCTCACAAAGGTGAGGTTTTGGAGTTGATTTGCGACAAAAAGGTCTATGGGAAGATTGTCGTGGATGAGGTTTTTCCTATTGACAGGGAGCATCGATTCAAAAAGATCATGGGGGGCGATCTCTCCTCCCCCAAGGCACACGCCATCTATAAACGGCTTGGGAATTATGCGGTTTGTGGTGACTATGTAGTGAGTGAATTTGAAGATGTCAAAGAGGTGAAGCGCAAGATTAAAGAGGCGCAAGAGGCCATCGGAGCGAAACACACCGCAGCGCTCATGCTCTCGGCGAAGCCCCTGCATCGAGGGCATGAACGAATCATCCGCCTCACGCTCGATGAGACCGATCTTTTGGTGCTCTTTTTGCTCAAGCCCTATCGTACGGATATTATGGACTACTCATTGCGCCACAAGACGCTAGAGTATTTGGTGGAAAACTACCTCCCCAAAAGCCGCGTGCTCATTGTGCCCCTAGAGGACACCTATCTCTTTGCGGGCGGAAATGAGATGATTTTGGATGCGATTGTTGCGCAGAATCTTGGATGTGACAAGCTAGTCACCGGAGCCAACCACGCAGGACTTTCAATGTATTATGATCGCAACCAGATGCGCTCTATTTTTGACACGCTCAAAGGGATTGATATCGACATCAAAATCATGAGCGAGTTTGTCTATTGCAATATGTGTCGCACGCTGGTGAGCACCAAAACTTGCCCCCATGGACACCACCATCACATCACCTACCACTCCGATTCGATCTTTGAGTTTTTCCGACTTGGACTATTGCCTCCAGCGGTGTTGGTGCGCAAAGAGATCTCTGCGATCATTTTAAGCGAGCTCTTCCCCAATCGTTTCAAGAATCTAGAGCGACTCTATTATGACATGATGCCCTCTGAGGGCTTGCTGGAAGAGCGGAGTGATGAGGAGTTCTACCTCAAGCTCATGGATTTGTACCAAACCTCTTCCCTCACCTAA
- a CDS encoding response regulator, translated as MRVLIVENEIYLAQSIAAKLSDFGFECEIVSLVNEALREQEYDVVLLSTNVSGQNYYPIIEKHKDSIIILMISYVSDDTVSKPLKAGAKDYILKPFMIDELIRKIEHYRTFQKLKKEVQFYRRYLDFALSDFPSSLNQKLTTPFVIKSSTQKSADAYAIAYAKHKDIPLDFLSIKEGFHWRDKLKRALPCREIKYIVGLEELKKSERKELLEIVAKSCVILSFVSSEEIEFPSVVDISSGVKNLDLGGEILSLDDYIKNIIVRYENKYPDTELSRRLGMSRKSLWEKRKKYGISKKK; from the coding sequence ATGCGTGTTTTAATCGTTGAAAATGAGATCTATTTGGCGCAAAGCATTGCGGCGAAGTTGAGTGATTTTGGCTTTGAGTGTGAGATCGTCTCTTTGGTGAATGAAGCTTTGAGGGAGCAGGAGTATGATGTGGTGCTCCTCTCTACGAATGTTTCAGGTCAAAACTACTACCCCATCATCGAAAAGCATAAAGATTCGATTATCATCCTCATGATCTCCTATGTGAGCGATGACACGGTGAGTAAGCCGCTCAAAGCGGGGGCCAAGGACTACATCCTAAAGCCTTTTATGATTGATGAGCTCATCCGCAAAATAGAGCACTATCGCACCTTTCAAAAGCTTAAAAAAGAGGTGCAATTCTACCGCCGCTATCTCGATTTTGCCCTATCGGACTTTCCCTCCTCCCTCAATCAAAAGCTCACAACCCCCTTTGTGATTAAAAGCAGCACCCAAAAGAGCGCTGATGCCTACGCGATCGCCTACGCCAAGCATAAAGACATTCCTCTAGATTTCCTCTCTATCAAAGAGGGATTCCATTGGCGTGACAAACTCAAACGGGCGCTTCCATGTCGAGAGATCAAATATATCGTGGGCTTAGAGGAGCTTAAAAAGAGCGAGCGCAAGGAGCTTTTGGAGATTGTTGCCAAGTCTTGCGTGATTCTTTCTTTTGTCTCTTCGGAGGAGATTGAGTTCCCCTCGGTGGTGGATATTAGCAGTGGCGTGAAAAATCTTGATCTGGGGGGAGAGATTCTCTCTTTGGATGATTACATCAAAAATATCATCGTTCGATACGAAAATAAATACCCTGACACCGAGCTCTCTAGACGGCTTGGAATGTCCAGAAAGAGCCTTTGGGAAAAGAGGAAAAAATATGGAATCAGCAAGAAAAAATAG
- a CDS encoding bifunctional 2-C-methyl-D-erythritol 4-phosphate cytidylyltransferase/2-C-methyl-D-erythritol 2,4-cyclodiphosphate synthase, with amino-acid sequence MSQVSLVVMGAGESSRFRQGLSIKKQWLRLGETPLWKHVALHLSKQACFDQVIITASPKEVKYMQKQVDFEVIEGGGTRQESLQNALASVKTPWVLVSDVARFDVPSEVISRVIGRLGEAECVAPAIGVSDTVSYQGEYLSRSEVKLIQTPQLSHVESLLLAFRQGDFTDESSAIAKSGGRVLLVEGSERLKKLTHPHELTLLQGFEPPFGGCYGGSGFDVHAFMEGEGLRLAGVNIPAPVTFKAHSDGDVAIHALIDALLGAAGAGDIGEWFPDSDLAYKGVDSTLLLQEVIKFIRGIGFELINADLTIMAQAPKLSPYKEAMERRLGEVMEVSRQRISVKATTTESLGFVGRKEGVAVSAQVVLKLLDWTKHACFNR; translated from the coding sequence TTGAGCCAAGTCTCTTTAGTCGTTATGGGGGCAGGGGAATCGAGCCGCTTTCGTCAGGGGCTTTCGATCAAGAAACAGTGGCTTCGCCTCGGCGAGACTCCCCTTTGGAAGCATGTCGCTTTGCATCTATCCAAGCAAGCCTGCTTTGATCAGGTGATCATCACCGCTTCGCCTAAAGAGGTGAAGTATATGCAAAAGCAGGTTGATTTTGAGGTGATTGAGGGCGGAGGGACGCGCCAAGAATCGCTCCAAAATGCGCTTGCGAGCGTGAAAACCCCTTGGGTTTTAGTCAGTGATGTGGCGCGCTTTGATGTGCCTTCGGAGGTGATCTCTAGGGTGATAGGGCGCCTTGGCGAGGCGGAGTGCGTGGCTCCTGCCATTGGAGTGAGCGACACCGTGAGCTATCAGGGAGAATACCTCTCTAGGAGTGAAGTGAAGCTCATTCAAACTCCTCAGCTCAGCCATGTCGAATCGCTTCTTTTGGCCTTTAGGCAGGGGGATTTCACTGATGAGAGCAGCGCGATCGCTAAGAGTGGCGGGCGGGTGCTTTTGGTCGAGGGGAGCGAGCGACTCAAAAAGCTCACCCATCCCCACGAGCTCACGCTTCTTCAGGGGTTTGAACCTCCTTTTGGGGGGTGTTATGGGGGGAGTGGCTTTGATGTGCACGCCTTCATGGAGGGGGAGGGACTCAGATTGGCTGGAGTGAATATTCCCGCTCCCGTGACTTTCAAGGCTCATAGCGATGGAGATGTGGCCATCCATGCGCTCATTGACGCGCTTTTGGGTGCGGCGGGGGCGGGCGATATTGGGGAGTGGTTCCCTGATAGCGACTTGGCCTACAAGGGGGTCGATTCGACGCTTCTGCTTCAAGAGGTGATAAAGTTTATCCGCGGAATAGGTTTTGAGCTCATCAACGCGGATCTCACCATCATGGCGCAAGCCCCTAAGCTCTCTCCTTATAAAGAGGCAATGGAGCGAAGGCTAGGCGAGGTCATGGAGGTCTCAAGGCAGAGAATCTCGGTGAAGGCCACTACTACAGAATCGCTGGGGTTTGTTGGAAGAAAAGAGGGGGTCGCTGTGAGCGCTCAGGTGGTTTTAAAACTGTTGGATTGGACAAAGCATGCGTGTTTTAATCGTTGA
- the thiC gene encoding phosphomethylpyrimidine synthase ThiC, with product MRQSWIEKRKNDSVRTQLHYARAGIITEEMQAVANVEGLSEELIRSEVARGRLVIPANIHHLSLSPMGIGVAARTKINANIGSSSLASCIEEEIEKTLVSIKYGADTIMDLSTGGDLDAIRCAVIEHSSVPIGTVPIYQILHDVQGDIKNLTIDSMLEVMERQARQGVSYFTIHCGFLLEHLPKVAKRKMGIVSRGGSLMASYMMHYHKQNPFYEAFDEILAICREYDVTLSLGDSLRPGCLADASDEAQLAELKVLGELTLRAWEKDVQVMIEGPGHVPMNQIERNVKLQKELCHEAPFYVLGPLVTDIAAGYDHIASAIGAAIAAWKGVAMLCYVTPKEHLGLPNAKDVREGILAYKIAAHAADIARGRIGARDRDDAMSDARYAFDWNRQFELALDPDRAKEYHDESLPQEVFKEAKFCSMCGPKFCSYKISQEIVSKHASGESLT from the coding sequence ATGCGCCAAAGCTGGATAGAGAAGCGAAAAAACGACTCGGTGAGGACTCAGCTCCACTACGCTAGAGCGGGAATCATCACCGAAGAGATGCAAGCCGTTGCCAATGTCGAAGGGTTAAGCGAAGAGCTTATCCGTAGCGAAGTGGCTAGGGGTCGCCTTGTCATTCCCGCCAACATCCATCACCTCTCCCTCTCCCCTATGGGAATCGGAGTCGCGGCGAGAACCAAAATCAATGCCAACATCGGCAGCTCCTCTTTAGCGAGCTGTATCGAAGAGGAGATCGAAAAGACGCTCGTCTCCATTAAATATGGAGCGGACACCATCATGGACCTAAGCACAGGAGGCGATTTAGACGCGATTCGATGCGCGGTGATCGAGCACTCCAGCGTCCCTATTGGAACGGTGCCCATCTATCAGATTCTTCATGATGTTCAGGGCGATATCAAAAACCTCACCATCGATTCGATGCTGGAGGTGATGGAGCGCCAAGCACGCCAAGGGGTGAGCTACTTCACGATTCACTGTGGATTCCTCCTAGAGCACCTTCCCAAAGTCGCCAAGCGCAAAATGGGAATCGTGAGTCGTGGCGGCAGTCTCATGGCCTCCTACATGATGCACTATCACAAGCAAAATCCTTTTTATGAGGCGTTTGATGAGATATTAGCCATCTGCAGGGAGTATGATGTGACGCTCAGCCTTGGAGATTCGCTTCGCCCGGGCTGCCTAGCCGATGCCAGCGATGAGGCTCAGCTAGCTGAGCTCAAAGTCTTGGGCGAGCTCACTTTGAGGGCCTGGGAGAAGGATGTGCAGGTGATGATTGAAGGACCCGGCCATGTTCCCATGAATCAGATCGAGCGCAATGTGAAGCTTCAAAAAGAGCTCTGCCATGAGGCGCCTTTTTATGTGCTTGGCCCGCTAGTGACGGATATCGCCGCAGGGTATGACCATATCGCCTCCGCCATTGGTGCAGCCATTGCTGCATGGAAAGGGGTCGCGATGCTCTGCTATGTCACCCCCAAGGAGCACCTAGGACTCCCCAATGCCAAAGATGTTCGCGAGGGAATCCTTGCCTACAAGATCGCTGCCCACGCGGCGGATATTGCTAGGGGGAGAATCGGGGCGAGGGATAGAGACGATGCGATGAGCGATGCGCGCTACGCCTTTGACTGGAATCGCCAATTCGAGCTCGCCCTAGACCCCGATCGCGCGAAAGAGTATCATGATGAATCACTTCCTCAAGAGGTTTTCAAGGAGGCAAAATTTTGCTCCATGTGCGGGCCAAAGTTTTGCAGTTATAAAATCAGTCAAGAGATTGTCTCAAAACATGCATCAGGAGAATCACTCACATGA